One genomic segment of Streptomyces sp. RerS4 includes these proteins:
- a CDS encoding MarR family transcriptional regulator gives MPDPLSEPVPTGAGTEEVGLSVRARQDLLTRTALGVFRLNSQFLEISDELARPAGLTAARWQVLGAVLREPLPVAGIARSMGITRQSVQRVADLLVAQGLAEYVPNPAHRRAKLLRPTEAGRAAIARIEPGHANLAGRLAEELGEAAFADTVRTLERLSAALDALVAD, from the coding sequence ATGCCTGATCCGCTGTCCGAGCCGGTGCCGACGGGGGCGGGGACGGAAGAGGTCGGGCTTTCCGTGCGGGCCCGGCAGGACCTCCTGACCCGGACCGCGCTCGGGGTGTTCCGGCTCAACAGCCAGTTCCTGGAGATCTCGGACGAACTGGCCCGCCCGGCCGGGCTGACGGCGGCGCGGTGGCAGGTCCTCGGCGCCGTGCTGCGGGAGCCGCTGCCGGTGGCGGGGATCGCCCGGTCCATGGGGATCACCCGGCAGAGCGTGCAGCGCGTCGCGGACCTGCTGGTGGCCCAGGGCCTCGCCGAGTACGTCCCGAACCCGGCCCACCGGCGCGCGAAGCTCCTGCGCCCGACGGAGGCGGGCCGCGCGGCCATCGCCCGAATCGAACCGGGCCACGCGAACCTGGCCGGCCGACTCGCCGAGGAGCTCGGCGAAGCCGCCTTCGCGGACACCGTCCGCACCCTGGAACGCCTCTCGGCGGCCCTCGACGCGCTGGTGGCAGACTGA